In one Cyprinus carpio isolate SPL01 chromosome B2, ASM1834038v1, whole genome shotgun sequence genomic region, the following are encoded:
- the LOC122136395 gene encoding glutamate-rich protein 6-like — protein MQRYDRDAHASSLASNNNVPHDKTVISFRLSNCPPNEDVCKVIEFMHVDETSGQWTHESFDPGSIQFGLTHHQYNSSFLEKYYSNGDKFLTVFPDASAQVFYPSGNLALIILSSKKQRICIIHDDMPTPLCPVRALFQSNGRATCYHSNGSIWLSMDAWGGRSLDEGGRRIRTWNWTDKLKHQHP, from the exons atgcagagataTGACAGAGATGCTCACGCCAGTTCATTGGCATCAAACAACA ATGTGCCTCATGATAAAACAGTCATCAGTTTCCGGCTCTCTAACTGTCCACCCAATGAGGATGTTTGTAAAGTTATAGAGTTCATGCATGTGGACGAGACCTCTGGACAATGGACACATGAGTCTTTTGATCCGGGGTCAATTCAGTTTGGTTTAACTCATCACCAG TACAATTCAAGTTTCTTGGAGAAGTACTACTCTAATGGAGATAAATTTCTCACTGTGTTTCCAGATGCTTCTGCACAAGTTTT CTATCCCTCAGGAAACTTGGCTCTCATCATTCTCAGCAGCAAGAAGCAAAGGATCTGTATCATTCATGATGACATGCCGACTCCTCTCTGTCCAGTCAGAGCCCTCTTTCAGTCTAATGGCAGAGCCACTTGTTACCATAGCAACGGCAGCATTTG GTTGAGTATGGATGCTTGGGGTGGACGGAGTCTAGATGAAGGCGGGAGAAGGATCAGAACATGGAACTGGACAGACAAGCTCAAACACCAACACCCCTGA